In Cervus elaphus chromosome 7, mCerEla1.1, whole genome shotgun sequence, the following proteins share a genomic window:
- the BEND6 gene encoding BEN domain-containing protein 6 isoform X2 has protein sequence MQKIFQTEETTDSQALRKGKRKRTEPMDSENVNSDLDKAQRDPYSGNAFLPGESSSEDEEPLAELSKEELCTKIKSLKQKLTSIRKENSRLRQSLVMLQELQEGKIQKLSEGAGMSPAKTWGSDDTGLFTSNTGSSKAIEQCL, from the exons ATGCAGAAGATCTTTCAAACAGAGGAAACCACTGATTCCCAAGCtctcagaaaaggaaagaggaaaaggacgGAGCCGATGGACTCAGAGAACGTGAACAGTGACCTGGATAAAGCGCAG AGAGACCCATATTCGGGAAATGCCTTTCTGCCTGGTGAAAGCTCCAGTGAGGATGAAGAGCCTCTAGCAGAACTGTCAAAGGAGGAATTGtgcacaaaaataaaaagcctgaAACAAAAACTAACAAGCATCCGGAAAGAAAACAGCCGCCTTCGACAGTCTTTGGTCATGCTGCAAG AACTCCAGGAAGGGAAGATCCAGAAGCTTTCAGAAGGAGCAGGCATGTCACCTGCTAAGACGTGGGGGTCAGATGACACTGGACTTTTCACCAGCAACACTGGAAGTTCCAAAGCAATTGAGCAATGCCTTTAA